CCCGAGGGGTCGGCACCCGACGCGACCGCTCCCGCCGGCGGCACCGACCCGACGACGGAGGGCTGAGCCGTGACGCTCGCGCTGCGCGTGATCCCGTGCCTCGACGTCGACGCGGGCCGCGTCGTCAAGGGGGTCAACTTCGAGAACCTGCGCGACGCCGGCGACCCGGTCGAGCTCGCGCACCGGTACGACACCGAGGGCGCCGACGAGCTGACGTTCCTCGACGTGTCGGCGTCGTCGGGCAACCGCGAGACCACGTACGACGTCGTGCGCCGGACCGCGGGGGAGGTCTTCGTGCCCCTGACGGTAGGCGGGGGCGTCCGGTCGACCGACGACGTCGACCGCCTGCTGCGCGCGGGCGCGGACAAGGTGGGGGTCAACACCGCCGCGATCGCCCGGCCGCAGCTCATCGCCGAGATCGCCGAGCGGTTCGGCAGCCAGGTCCTCGTGCTGTCGGTCGACGCCCGCCGGGTCACGGGCGGCACGCGCACCGACTCGGGGTACGAGGTGACGACGCACGGCGGCCGGCGGGGGACCGGGATCGACGCCGTCGCGTGGGCCGCGCAGGCGGCGGAGCTCGGCGCGGGGGAGATCCTGCTGAACTCCATGGACGCCGACGGGACGACCGCCGGCTTCGACCTCGAGATGCTCGGGGACGTCCGCCGGGAGGTCCGGGTCCCGCTCGTGGCGAGCGGCGGCGCGGGGATGCCGGAGCACTTCGTCGAGGCGGCCCGGGCGGGCGCGGACGCGGTGCTGGCCGCGAGCGTCTTCCACTTCGGGACCCTCACGGTCGGCCAGGTCAAGCAGGCGCTGCGCGACGCGGGCGTGACCGTCCGCTGAACGCCGCGCCCCGGCGTCGGACGGGCCGCGCGAGCGCCCCGTCCCCCCGCGGCCCGCGCCACCGGGCGCCGAGCGGCACGCTCCGCGGGACCGTCAGCGGAACGGCAGCGCCTCGCGCACGGCGTCGACGTCCTGCGCGGCCCCCTCGACCGTGACCTGCGTGGCGGTGCCCCGGCCGAAGCCGTGCAGCAGCAGGTCCGCGACCGACCCGCGCACGACGACCGTCCCGAACCCGCGCGCCGGCCGCTTGACGACCCGCCGCACGCCGTCGGGACGCACGAGCACGACGCCGGCGGCGACCTTGCGGTAGGTCAGCCGGGCCGCGCGCAGCAGCTGCGACCACAGGGCGTGCTCGCGCTCGGGCTCGAGCTCGCGGTCCGTCACGGTCCCGGACCCGCGCCGCACGTCCTCGGTGTGCACGAAGAACTCGACGAGGTTGGCCGCGTCGCCCGCCCACGTCATCGGGTGCCAGGCGGGCGGCTCGGCGGCGACGCGCGCGACGAGGTCACGGAACCCGCCCTCGCTCAGCCCGGCCTGCGCCAGGTCCTCGATGGCCCGCTCGGCGCGGCCGGCGAGCGGCGGCACGGCGAGCCCGGCGGGCACGACGAGCGAGCTCTCGCGCAGCACCACGTGCGCGGCCAGGTGGCGCGCCTGCCACCCCTCGCACAGCGTCGGGGCGTCGGGACCCGCGTCGGTCAGGGCCTGCGCGAGCTCGCGTCGTTCGAGGGTGTGCCACGTCATCCGGGCATCGTCGCACGTGCGTGAGACGATGGTGCGATCCCCGCCCGCCCCGGAAGGACCTGCTGTGCCCACGCGTGCCCGACCCCCCGCCGGGGTCGCCCTGACCGGTTCCGTCGCGCGCCGGTCGGTCCAGCTCCTCGTCCGGGGCATGGTGTCCCAGCCCTGGACGTACACCTGGGCGGTCCTGCTGTCCGCCGCCTTCGGCACGCTGACCGTCATGGTGAGCCGGGTGCTCGGCTGGGTCACCGACGGCGTCGTCGTCCCGGCGATCGACGGCTCGGCGGACGCGCGCGGACGGATCTGGCAGGCGGGCCTCGCGCTCGCCGCGGTCGCCCTCGCCCTCGCCCTCGCGGTGGCGGGCCGGCGCATCTTCGCGGGGATGGGCGTCGCGGACCAGCAGGCGACCAGCGCGTGCGGGTCACGCGTCAGTACCTGCGCCTGCCGATGTCGTGGCACCGCCGCCACCCCACCGGCCAGCTCCTCGCGAACGCGAGCTCGGACGTCGAGGCCTCGACGTCGGTGTTCAACCCGCTGCCGTTCGCGCTCGGGGTCGTCGTGATGATCCTGGTCGCGGCCGTCGGGCTGCTGCGCACCGACGTGTGGCTCGCGCTCGCGGCGCTCGTCGTCATCCCGCTCGCGGTCGTCGCGAACGTCGTGTTCCAGCGCCGGATGTCGCCGGCGATCACGCGCGCGCAGCAGCTGCGCTCCGAGGTCTCCGACATCGCGCACGAGAGCTTCGAGGCGGGCGTGCTGGTCAAGTCGCTCGGGACCGAGGACCGCGAGGTCGTGCGGTTCGCCGAGCGCGCGGGGCAGCTGCGGGACGCGAACATCCGGGTCGGTGTGGTCCGGGCGCTGTTCGACCCGGTGATCGACGTGCTGCCCGGCATCGGGACGCTGCTCGTGCTGCTCGTCGGCGCGGTGCGCGTGGCCGACGGCGCGGTCGGCACGGGTGACGTCGTGGCCGCCGCGTACCTGCTCACGATGCTCGGGGTGCCGGTCCGCGCGTTCGGGTGGGTGCTCGGTGAGCTGCCGCGCTCGCTCGTCGGCTTCGACCGCGTCGCGCGCGTGCTCGACTCCTCGGCCGTGCCCGTCGACGGACGCACGGAGCTGCCCCGCGGGGCGGCGGGCGCCCACGCCCGGATGCGGGGCGTCGGGGTCCGGGTCGGCTCGGGCGAGACCGCGGCCGACCTGCTCGTGGACGTCGACCTCGACGTCGCGCCCGGTCGGACGGTCGCGGTCGTCGGCTCGACGGGTGCGGGCAAGACGACGCTCGTGTCGCTGTTCAGCCGGCTGTCCGACCCGACGACGGGGACCGTGCTGCTCGACGGGCAGGACCTGCGCGACGTGCGGCCCGCCGACATCGCGGCGCAGGTGGCCCTCGTCGCGCAGTCGACCTTCGTCTTCGAGGACTCGGTGCGCGCCAACGTCACCCTGTGCGACGACGACGACCCCCAGGCGCCGACGGACGCGCAGGTCTGGGCGGCGCTCGCCGCCGCGCACGTCGACGACGTGGTGCGCGCGCTGCCCGGCGGGCTCGACGCCCGGCTCGGGGAGCGCGGGTCCAACCTCTCGGGCGGCCAGCGCCAGCGGATCGCCCTCGCGCGTGCCCTCGTGCGGTCCCCGCGCCTGCTCGTGCTCGACGACGCGACGTCCGCGGTCGACCCCGGCATCGAGCAGGCGATCCTCACGGGCCTGCGCCCGCGGGAGGGCGGCGCGCCGGGGTCTGTGAGCGTGCTCATGGTGGCGTACCGCATGTCGTCGGTGCTGCTCGCCGACGAGGTGGTGCACCTCGAGAACGGCCGCGTCGTCGACCAGGGGACGCACGGGGAGCTGCTCGCGCGCGACCCCGGCTACCGGGCCCTGGCGACGGCGTACGAGCAGGAGTCGCTGCGCCGTGCGCGCGCGGCGGCCGACGCGCTCGACGACGAGGCCGACGCGGGGGTGGCCCGATGAGCCCGCGGGGGCGTGCGCCCGAGCCGGGCCCGCAGGCGTCGGCGCGCGGCATCTCCGCGACCGAGCTCGGCGTCCTCGCGACCCTGCGCCGCGGTGTCCAGGTCTCGCCGCAGCTGCTCGACGGCCTCGCGCTGACCGTCGTCCTCGCGGTCCTCGCCGCACTGGGCCGCGTGCTCGTGCCCGTGACCGTCCAGCAGACGATGGACACCGGGATCCTCGCCTCCGGCGGCCCCGACGTCCGGCGCGTCGTGATGCTCGTGGTCGTCGCCGCGACCGGCCTGCTGCTCGGCGCCGCGTGCTCGGCGCTGGTCAACGTGCGGCTCTTCCGCGCGAGCGAGCGGGGCCTCGTCGCGCTGCGCGTGCGTGCGTTCCGGCACGTGCACGACCTGTCGGCGCTCACGCTCGACGCCGAGCGGCGCGGTTCGCTCGTCTCGCGCGTGACGTCCGACGTCGACACCATCTCGATGTTCGTGCAGTGGGGCGGCATCATGCTGCTCGTCTCGCTGCTGCAGATCTCGGTCGCGACGGTCCTCATGGCCGTCTACTCGTGGCAGCTCACGATCCTCGTGTGGCTGTCGTTCCTGCCGCTCGTGCTCGTCCTGCGCCCGCTGCAGAAGCGGGTCAACGCCGCGTACACGCTCGTGCGCGCGCGGGTCGGCGCGATGCTGGGTGCCGTGTCGGAGGCCGTCGTGGGCGCCGAGACCGTGCGGGCCTACGGGGTCCAGGAGCGCACCGGCCGGCGGATCGACGCGTCGGTCCGCGCCACGCGTCAGGCGATGGTGCGCGCGCAGAACGTCGTCGCCGTCGTGTTCTCGAGCGGGGTGCTCGTCGCCAACCTCGTGCTCGCGGTCGTCGTGGTGGCCGGCACGTACCTCGGCGTCGCGGGCGACCTGACGGTCGGGCGGCTGCTCGCGTTCCTCTTCCTGGTCCAGCTCTTCACCGGCCCGGTCCAGATGGCGACGGAGATCCTCAACGAGCTGCAGAACGCCGTCGCCGGCTGGCGGCGGGTGCTCGCCGTGATCGAGACGCCGGTCCTCGTCCCCGACCCGGGCGAGGACGGCGTCGACTCCCCGCGCGGGCCGGCGACCGTCGAGCTGCGGGGCGTCGGCTTCGCCTACCCGGAGGGTCCGCCGGTGCTGCACGGCATCGACCTGACGATCCCCGCGCGCACCTCGGTCGCGGTCGTCGGTGCGACCGGCTCGGGCAAGACCACGGTCGCGAAGCTCGTCGCCCGCCTCATGGACCCGACGACCGGGCAGGTGCTGCTCGACGGCGTGGACCTGCGCCGGATCCGGTCCGCGAGCCTGCGCGAGCGCGTCGTGATGGTGCCGCAGGAGGGCTTCCTGTTCGACGCGACGCTCGGGGAGAACCTCGCGTACGGCTGGCGCGGCGGCTCCGGGCCCGACGGCGTCGACGAGGTGCACCTGCTCACGGCGCTCGACGACCTCGGGCTGCGCGACTGGCTCGCGGAGCTCCCGCAGGGGCTGGCGACGCCGGTCGGCCAGCGCGGGGAGTCCCTCTCGGCGGGGGAGCGCCAGCTCGTCGCGCTCGCCCGCGCCTATCTCGCGGGCGCCGACCTGCTCGTGCTCGACGAGGCCACGTCGGCGGTCGACCCCGCGACCGAGGTCCGCATCGCGCGCGCGCTCGACTCGCTCACGCACGGGCGCAGCACCATCACGATCGCGCACCGGCTCTCGACCGCCGAGGCCTCCGACCTCGTCGTCGTGGTCGACGCGGGGCGCGTCGTGGAGACCGGGTCGCACGCCGAGCTGCTCGCGCTCGGGGGCGTCTACGCGGGCATGCACGGCTCCTGGGTGGCCCAGACGCGCTGACCGGGACGTGCGTCCGCAGGCGCGGCCGCTGCGGCGGCGTCGCGCGGCGTCGTGGGAGGATTCCGGCGTGGTCGCCTCGTCCGCGCCGTCCGTCGGCGCCCCCGTCCCCCCGTCCGCGCTGGACCCGCAGGTCGCCGCGCGCCTGAGCCGTGACGGCGCGGGTCTCGTCGCGGCGGTCGTGCAGCAGCACGACACCGGCGACGTCCTCATGGTCGGGTGGATGGACGACGAGGCGCTCGCCCGCACGCTGACGTCGGGCCGCGTGACGTTCTGGAGCCGGTCGCGCCAGGAGTACTGGCGCAAGGGCGACACGTCCGGCCACGCGCAGTACGTGAAGTCCGTCAGCCTCGACTGCGACGGCGACGCCCTGCTCGTGCAGGTCGACCAGGTCGGCGCGGCCTGCCACACCGGGACCCGCACGTGCTTCGAGGCGGGCGGCCCGCTGCCCGCCGTCGTCGGCGTGCGCCCCGACACCACCCCGAGCACCGGAGGAGCGCGATGAGCACCGCCACGACCCCGCCCCAGGCACCTGCGGTCCAGGTCCCGTGGGGCACGACGTGGCCGGTGCTCGAGGAGTTCCGCGCGCTCGCCG
The Cellulomonas sp. NS3 DNA segment above includes these coding regions:
- the hisI gene encoding phosphoribosyl-AMP cyclohydrolase; protein product: MVASSAPSVGAPVPPSALDPQVAARLSRDGAGLVAAVVQQHDTGDVLMVGWMDDEALARTLTSGRVTFWSRSRQEYWRKGDTSGHAQYVKSVSLDCDGDALLVQVDQVGAACHTGTRTCFEAGGPLPAVVGVRPDTTPSTGGAR
- a CDS encoding TIGR03085 family metal-binding protein, which codes for MTWHTLERRELAQALTDAGPDAPTLCEGWQARHLAAHVVLRESSLVVPAGLAVPPLAGRAERAIEDLAQAGLSEGGFRDLVARVAAEPPAWHPMTWAGDAANLVEFFVHTEDVRRGSGTVTDRELEPEREHALWSQLLRAARLTYRKVAAGVVLVRPDGVRRVVKRPARGFGTVVVRGSVADLLLHGFGRGTATQVTVEGAAQDVDAVREALPFR
- a CDS encoding ABC transporter ATP-binding protein, whose translation is MRVTRQYLRLPMSWHRRHPTGQLLANASSDVEASTSVFNPLPFALGVVVMILVAAVGLLRTDVWLALAALVVIPLAVVANVVFQRRMSPAITRAQQLRSEVSDIAHESFEAGVLVKSLGTEDREVVRFAERAGQLRDANIRVGVVRALFDPVIDVLPGIGTLLVLLVGAVRVADGAVGTGDVVAAAYLLTMLGVPVRAFGWVLGELPRSLVGFDRVARVLDSSAVPVDGRTELPRGAAGAHARMRGVGVRVGSGETAADLLVDVDLDVAPGRTVAVVGSTGAGKTTLVSLFSRLSDPTTGTVLLDGQDLRDVRPADIAAQVALVAQSTFVFEDSVRANVTLCDDDDPQAPTDAQVWAALAAAHVDDVVRALPGGLDARLGERGSNLSGGQRQRIALARALVRSPRLLVLDDATSAVDPGIEQAILTGLRPREGGAPGSVSVLMVAYRMSSVLLADEVVHLENGRVVDQGTHGELLARDPGYRALATAYEQESLRRARAAADALDDEADAGVAR
- a CDS encoding ABC transporter ATP-binding protein, which translates into the protein MSPRGRAPEPGPQASARGISATELGVLATLRRGVQVSPQLLDGLALTVVLAVLAALGRVLVPVTVQQTMDTGILASGGPDVRRVVMLVVVAATGLLLGAACSALVNVRLFRASERGLVALRVRAFRHVHDLSALTLDAERRGSLVSRVTSDVDTISMFVQWGGIMLLVSLLQISVATVLMAVYSWQLTILVWLSFLPLVLVLRPLQKRVNAAYTLVRARVGAMLGAVSEAVVGAETVRAYGVQERTGRRIDASVRATRQAMVRAQNVVAVVFSSGVLVANLVLAVVVVAGTYLGVAGDLTVGRLLAFLFLVQLFTGPVQMATEILNELQNAVAGWRRVLAVIETPVLVPDPGEDGVDSPRGPATVELRGVGFAYPEGPPVLHGIDLTIPARTSVAVVGATGSGKTTVAKLVARLMDPTTGQVLLDGVDLRRIRSASLRERVVMVPQEGFLFDATLGENLAYGWRGGSGPDGVDEVHLLTALDDLGLRDWLAELPQGLATPVGQRGESLSAGERQLVALARAYLAGADLLVLDEATSAVDPATEVRIARALDSLTHGRSTITIAHRLSTAEASDLVVVVDAGRVVETGSHAELLALGGVYAGMHGSWVAQTR
- the hisF gene encoding imidazole glycerol phosphate synthase subunit HisF — protein: MTLALRVIPCLDVDAGRVVKGVNFENLRDAGDPVELAHRYDTEGADELTFLDVSASSGNRETTYDVVRRTAGEVFVPLTVGGGVRSTDDVDRLLRAGADKVGVNTAAIARPQLIAEIAERFGSQVLVLSVDARRVTGGTRTDSGYEVTTHGGRRGTGIDAVAWAAQAAELGAGEILLNSMDADGTTAGFDLEMLGDVRREVRVPLVASGGAGMPEHFVEAARAGADAVLAASVFHFGTLTVGQVKQALRDAGVTVR